GGGGTCTGGGATTTGGGGTCAAGCCGCCCAGAACATGGGTGTCCCGACCCCAGCCCTGGCACCTGGCTTCGTCTTCCCTGCGGGAAGGTGGAGGATAGGGAAGGTGATCTCTCACCTttgcccctccccatcccccagacCGCCTTGCCGTTCCCAGCACCCTCCTCAGCCATACCCATGCCCTCCACAACCCCAGTGCCTCcccattttccttctgccatCAACCTCTCTAGGTGGGAAATCAGCCCCATCTTCCCCGGCGAGAGTCCCCAGAGCAATATACAAGAAGCAGGAACTCAAAGGGACAGCGCAGCCATCTTGACAAAGCATCTTTGGGTGTGAAGAGGTCTCCCCCGGGccggtggggagggaagggggagacaGGCCTCTGGTCCTGGGGCAGGCAGTGAGAGGTACACGCCCCAGAAGGGCTGATGATGCCGGGCAGGCGGAGCAGGAAAGGAGGGTGCCAGGAAGGAAATGGGTTCTTTGTTTCGCTGTTGCATCtagattttgttttctgtctctggatTGTAAAAAGCTGCTCTGGCGGCCCGCCCGCCCCGGCGGGGACTGGGGATGCACGTACACGGAGAAGTCCTGGCTGCCAGGCCAGCAGCGCTGCTCTGCTCCGGAGAAAGCCCGGGCTGGCCCGGGCCGCAGGCTCCCGGTGGCTTCAagtgatgagattttttttcttttctttttttttttttttgtcttttttttttcttttccatttcgtTGAAATATTTACAGcaatggggaaggaggaggagagaggaaggagtaaGAGGGCCCCCTAGGGAAAGATCCAAGCCCAGGACCCACTCCCCAGGGAGATCCAGACCCAAAATCTGCTCCCCAGATAGCCGAGCCCACAGGACTGGGAACTGCCCAAATATGGCCACCCCTGTGGGCTGGGGGCCCTGCGGGGAGTTGTGCTTCATCAGGAGTCGCCCCAAGGGAGGGGGTCATTGGGtgcactgggaggcagagggggcagGTTTGCTTGCGGGGCAGGGACCAAGAGCAAGGGGAAAGGAGCTTCAGAGAAAGTTCAACCTTTAAACCACCAGCCACCACCGCCCAGTCCCCCTGCCCTGCGGCCTTTTCCCAGTCTCCAGGGAGCAGGGAATTACAGCGCAGGAGGAACCTGTCCATCTGTCCTGCCTCACTGCTCCCTCTGGGTGCAGCCGGCAGCATTTCTGGCTGCGGAGAGGAGCAGCTAACAGGTTCCATCCAGTGGGGGCCTTTGGCAACCTCAGAAgctgcccctccctgcccaggAAACTAAAGCCCTCATTTCCCTTCACAGGGTagaagggtgggagaggggagagtcTGGAAGTGGGCTGCACCCTTCCAAGttctccctcctcactccccTGGGGTCCTCTGGGCTCCTCCTCACTACACTTCCCCCAAATAGAGCTGGTGCGTGTGGCTGGTGGGAAACCCTGTCTGTGAACCCTGGCACCTCAGGCCCCCAGGTTAGAGTCCCCTGAGGGGACTGTAGGGCCCATGGCTGAGGGGCACCTGGAGAGAGTGGCCCACCAGCCACTGCCTccatctgtctccctctcccaccaGAGCCCTGCCCAGGGTTCCCTCCCTGGCCTGGGCCACCAGCCCCTGGTCCATGAGGTGCCCTCAGAGACTGGTGACCAGCTGCATCTGCCCGTCCCCATCGGGCCCTGGCCCCTCAAGGCCTGGGGCTGCCAGGTAGCCCTCGTGGCTAGGACGCCGCACCTGGTAGTAGCCCTGCAGGGGATTCCGGGCCACCAGGGCTGGCGGGCGCGAGGTGTAGTAGATTTCGGGGGGGCCGGGGGGTGcgggagggggtgggggcagggcctcACTGGGCCCCTCAGGGCTGCTGTCCGGGTAGGAGGGTGAGTCCCGCAGGTTGGCCCCGCTGGCATAGAGGGAGTCCCGgccaggaggggaggagaggggccGGCTGGTGGCGCCGTCCTCGGCCGTGCAGCTCTCCGACTCGTCCAGATCGCTCTGGTACAGCACCGACTGGGCCCGGGGCAGCAGCAGAGGCTCCTCCAGGGCCTTATAGAGAAGTTCAATCTCGGCCCGGTCAGCACCCCCGGGCCCGCCCGCCTCTTCCTCGCCCCCGCCCCCTGGCACAGGTGGCACAGGGGGCTCAGGCGGTGGAGGGCCCTTGGCCGCGCTGCTGCTCCCCCGCAGGTTGTTGTGCACCAGCTCTGAGATGATCATCTTCTCAAAGGCCGCCGCATCGGCTAGGTTCCGGCCTCGGGGCGGCTCAGGGCCCCCATCCCCGGGAGGGAAATCCCCACTTCGCAAGGAGTAACTGTTATTGAAGTTGCCGTTCAGGGGCAGGGTGTCCATGCCACAGGCTTCCCGGCCTCCCAAGGGGTGCTCTGCAGGGCAGAAAGGGGCTGGTCAGGTTGAAGAGGGGCCCTGGATGCACTAGGGGACAGTGAGGGGGTGCGGTCCATGTGGAGAAGTGGGCTTGATTCCTGCTGGTTTTCCGTAGGCTTCCCCCTGCCCCCTGGATCTCTGATCTCACATTCCCTTTCTCCCTCACTGGCACTAGACACACCAGCCCAGCAGCGTATTGATGAAAGGTGGGGGACAAGGACCAGTTCCCCCAGGATCTCATCCCCAGCTGGAGGTTCAGAATCTCAGCAGTGTGAggaggcctgggcaacaggatcGCTTTCCTGTGCTCAGACCCTCAGCACTTAACAGCCCAAACTCAATGAACACCATCCATTATCCTCCATTCGGCTGCCAGAGGCTGTGTGTCGGGGGGTGGGGAAATGTGGGCATGGGGAGGCATCCCGAGTTCTCCTCCTTAAGTGAGGCCgtctgagaaggccactgtctgtccctctcccagcctcagaaACATCCCCAGGGAAGAGTCACACTTACTGGGTTCCCGGTAGCTCCCTGCAGGTGGCagccagaagagagaagagaaaaggcaaGGATGAGCTCGAAATGCAAGTCCAGGCTCCAGTTCTGGGGCACAGAACATCCCATGCAGAGGTCCCTTGGGACACAAACCCTCCATTTCCCAACCTGGGATGTTTCCCCCGTGCTCTCACCTGGGGAGTTGAAGACAGGGGGCGAGGAGGGATTGAAGCCCACTGACTCGGCGATGAGGGTGTTGTAGGGACTGGTGCCCCCACGGGGCTGCAGCACGGGGTTGGTCAGCAGGTGGTTCCCCATGGTACCTGGCCAAAGGATCAGAGGTCACAAGGCAGCCGGGAGCCTCCAGAGACTGAAGCCAGAGGCAGAAGGATGCCTTCTCACCTCGGTTCAGGGTGGGGGTGCTGTTGATGTCACCCGCCATGAAGGAGGACTCCGTCTGTTTCCTCACAGTGTCATTCCACATCCTCCGAATTCGGCTCTGGGAACACAACCCAAATGTGAGGGGATCCTTGGGCCACCCACCCTCTGGCGTCTTTCTGAGACTGCTCACCTGATCATCACGATCAGAAACCTAGGCCAAGCCACTCCCCACCTCTCAGGCTCCAGGTTCCAACACTCAGCCCCAGGGAGTCCTGTCTGGCCCGATACCTGGGTCCCTGTGTAGTAGCGGGTGTTGCTTCGCATGGCTGAGGTCTTGAGGGATCCGTGAGTGCCCCCGGGTGGGGAGCGGATGCAGCAGTAGGAGTGACGCAGGCACTTGCTGTACTCCTtgtgcacctgggaggtggaggacaGTCAGCTGGCTGGGACACTGGCCTCCTCTGTGATCCAGTCTCCCACAGGGCTGGTCACAAGACAGGCAGCCTTGGGAGGCCGGAGACCGAGCTTCCAATGACTGTGTTCCCCTGTTCAGCGACTTGCAGGCCACGGAAGCCTTGATGTCCCCTGTCCCCCAACAGCCAGCCGATCAGGTTTCACTCTCTTCTTACTCAGGCCCATCCTCTTCTCCACCTCCTCTGacagtttttcattcattcataaaatcAACAGAGCATTATTGAGCATccgctatgtgccaggcacaatttAGGCCTCAGGGAAGGTATGGAACACAACAGACACAAATCCCTACCTCTGAGAGCTTATATTTCAGTAGACAGAGACAGAACatagatgaaaatataaatatgcaagCTGTTGGATGCTGTTAGGTGCTGCGGAGAAAACTATGGCCAGAAAGGGGGTTAGGCAGTGCTGACTTGGGAGcaggttgtgattttttttttttttttttttttgagatggaatcttgcactgtcactcgggctggagtgcaatggtgcaatcttggctcactgcaacctccacctccctggttcacacgattctcctgccacagcctcctgagtagctgggattacaggcgcacaccaccacacctggctaatttttttttttttttttgtatttttagtagagacggggtttcaccatgttggccagactggttgtGATTTTAAATAGATcagaggaggccaggcatggtggctcacacctgtaatcccagcactttggaaggcagaggtgggtggatcacctgaggtcaggagttcgagaccagcctgggcaacatggtgaaaccccacctctactaaaaatacaaaaattagctggtcgtggcagtgggcgtctgtaatcccagctagttggcaggagaattgcttgaagctgggggggtggaggttgcagtgagccgagatcgcgccattgcactctagcctggggacagaacgagactctgtctcaaaaataataatgataataaaaaaaaaacctaaaaaaataaatagatcagAGGAGGCCTCATTTAAGCCAAGGTAAGAACGGGGGCTGCACCCTGAGGGTCCACATCTAGGTGTCTGAGAGCAGAGGTTGGAGGGAGGGGAGCCGAGGGGCCCAGATCAGACCATAGGGGCCTGGGGTCCCCTGAAAGGACATTGCTGCCACTGCGTGTGAGGTGGGGGCTGTGAAAACACTGCCTTTGACCGTGTGTCCAAGGAGGGGCCAGGACAATGTTGGACAGAGCAGGGACACAGGCCACCTCCTCCCTTGCAACCAGGATTCTCATGATCACTGCCTCTGCCATCCCCTGCCTTAAGCCTTACCTGCCTCACCACTCCCCAAGTCCAACAGCAGTCTCCATGGCCTGCACTGCTGCCAGGACTGACTCTACAAATGCCTCAGCTCCGTCTCCCCAGCTTCAGTCCTGAGGGTGCTGCCAGTATCCCCATTCCCTGCCCATGTTCCCCAGCTACTGTTGTCCCCtttggtttttttaaatagagacggggtctctgttgcccaggctggtcttgaatttctgggcttaagcaatcctcctgcctcagcctcccaaagtgctgggattacaggcatgagccactgcacccagccctttgtatgtgtggtttttttgtttgtttgttttggagacagagttttgctctgttgcccagactggagtgcagtggcgcaatcttggctcactgcaacctctgcctttggggttcaagcaattctcctgcctcagcccctcagcctcccaagtagctgggactacaggcgcccaccaccacaccaggctaatttttatattttttaagtagagacggggtttcaccatgttggccaggctggtctggaactcctgacctcaggtgatccgcccgcctcagcctcctaaagtgctgggattacaggcgtgagccaccgtgtccggacTGTATGTTTTTTTAAGATTCAgattttaacacatttattttaaaaagatcctTTCTATCACCACAAAATTCACAATTCTTTCCAGAACTATGAATGTAGGCAGTGCTCCCTCAGGGTGGCTCCCAAAGtcctccctctcccaggcctgACTCGTGGCCCTCATGGTGGTGAGGGTTCCCCATTACCAAATCTGTTCTGCTCTCACTCCTCTAAGTTGCTGTATCTTGTTTTCCAGAACCCTCTTCACCCGTGGTTAAACCCTCCCTAACCCTGAGCTCGTGCTCCCCTCCCGGTGGACGCAGACCTGACCACAGAAGCCCTGCAGCACTCACTGGGGGCTTGAGGGAGCCCCTGAGTCCCCTCCACCCTCGCCGCCTTCTCCTGGGTACCCAGGAAACGTCTCCAAGGGAGGCTGTGACCCAGGACCCCGCCTCGACCTCACCTTCTTCTGTAAGGCGCAGTGAAAGACGAAGATGAAGACCCCCTGGAAGGCGTTGAAGGTGGTGAAGAGATAGGCCATGACCACCGACTCCTTGTTGATGAAGAGGAGGCCGAAAGCCCAGGTGAGGCCCAGCAGGAACAGCAGCGCGATGGCCCCCAGCGCCCAGGATCTGGGAGTGGGGCGACAGGGGAGTCAAAGTACCCGCCGGAGGGGACGGCCTCAGCCCAGGCCTCCCCTGCAGCCTACAACGGGGGCCCTTGGGTGGGCCTGGGCACTGTCTGCAAAGCCCTGAGCGGGCCGAGTGGGCCTTGGGGGCAGTGGCCTGCCCAGGACACCTCCACCGGAGCCTGGGCCTGAGGGAAAGGTACTGGGTCAGGGGTCGGGGTATTGTGAACATCAGTTATTCCTCTGCCAACTTCATTGTTTCTGCTAAATTTCCAGACCACTTAGGCTATATTTGCTGCCTATTTCTCTTTAAGTTGCCCTTAAACAGACTCACCTTTTGAATTTAGCCTCAGCCTACATACCGATGCCCCTAAAACCACAGGTTGGACGTGCTAATGATACGCTATCTAAGACCCATTAAGTAGGTACATAGTGAACACAATAGAACACCCCTGTTGGTACTTAAAATTGCAATGTGTGTCACCAGAGGTGACAGCACTACCTTTTAGGACACCCTGGAAGAGGTGGGCCCAGCGTGGGGCGGGGGTGGGtgatggggcagggggcaggcagGGGCGAGGCTCACTTAATGTTGTCCAGGCGGCTGGAGTCGGGCTTGAGCACAGATGAGCTTCGGATCATCTTGTGCAGGGTCACCATGAGGAACACCAGGTTGACCTGGGGGCGGGACAAGGGGCAGGCTGGGCTGAGAGTGGCCCTGCCTCCCTCAGTGAGCACTGAGGCTAGGGCCCAGCCTGGCGAAATCTCAGCTGTGGCCCTCGCCTCTGCTGGGAGAACCCCGTACCTGCCCCTGAGGTGCCCGCTGTGCAGCGGTGAGCTGATTGGCATGACCGGCAATTTAATGCCACTCCTGGCTGCTGGGAGGACAAGGCCCATGGCCTGACACACACTAGGGGCTCAAATCACAGCCCCCCAGGCGAGCAGCCCTCAGCACTGGAGCTCCATGGACCCAGCACACTTTCATCCTCTCAGCCGGTGGCTCAGTTCCgatgtgtggagagagagagagtgtgtgtgtgtgtggggggggtggggggcgggggcaggggctggggtcaaggccagcctggatGAAGGAAGATGTGGTGCTAGGGGTGTCACCTCCCAACTCACCACGATAACGAAGGAGACTGGCCCGATGAAACTCCAGATGAAGTAATTGTCCACTCGGAGCCAGCAGCTGTAAAGGAAACAGGGCCGGGGTATAGAGAGAAGCCGAGGAGCCATTCCCAGCGACTCATGAAGGCCTAGGACTCTGCAGGCTGCAGCCTCTGGGATCAGGAGGAGGAAGGGACTACCGCCCTGAGGGTCCTGGTCCAAGGGGTGCCGCCCAGCAGGGAACCAGGTGGGAGGGTGCAGGGCTGGGAGGTGGAAACTCACGCCTTCTCGGTGCCGTAGCTGCGGTAGTCAATGGCAGCCGCGATGCCCACCACCAGGGCCGGGAAGCAGTAGCCACCCAGGTAGTAGTACTTGGTGCGGGAATACTCGCTCTCAAACACCTCCACTAGTAGCAGGTAGAGGTGCACGCCCTCCAGGCACAGCCAGGAGAAGGCAGCCAGGAAGAAATAGTGCAGCAGGCCGGCGAAGATGGGGCAGGCAATCTGCGGGGAGCACTGAGGGTGAGGGGCTGCTGCCTGGACAGGTGTCCCCCTTCTTCTCCCGGCCCCCAGGCGCTGGCCGTCACCTGCCCTAGAGTCCCAGCCCACCTCATACTGAGTCTTGTCGATCCCGACCAGGAAGAGCAGCTCAGCCAGGAAGAGGTTGATGCACAGGTTCTTGTGGATGGTGTTGCGGTCGGTCTGCAGCCCCCGCAGGAAGCAGAAGGTGGAGATGCAGATGGCCAAGCAGACCAGGGAGATCACAATGCCCACCCAGGTGATGACCGACAGCAGCAGCTCGTTGATGCGGCCCTGGTACTGGGGACAGGAACAGGGGGCACGCTCAGGGCCTTTGGTTTTGCACGCTGGGCTCAGCCAGGTGCCAGCCACAGACAGGGCCCTGGGCAAGGCCATGGGCCGTGAGGACCTCTGGTGCCGCCAACCTGGCAGCCCTCACCCCTCTGCACGCAGCAATGCGCTCACTTCCTCATGCTCTGGAAGGCTTGTGGAGAGATGACCAACGTAACACCAACTTGCTTCTCCAGAGTGCCTTGGGAGACGGTGGGATCATGGCCATAGAGGACCAGACGCATGGCCTCATGCCCCAGGCAAGACCAGGGGCCCCCCACACCCATGGGGCTAGCCTCCCCTGGTACTGCCCGTGATCTCTCTAGGATGCCATGCAAAGCCAGGCCAGCAATCGGGCCTGCCTGGAGGAGCAGAGCACCAGCCAGCTTACGATCTCACGGTGAGCCATGAGCACAGCGAAGTTGGTGAGGTGGCTGCAGGCACACGTGGTATGGGTCTTGTTGGACTCCACCAGGCGGCAGCCTTGGGTCGACCAGTAGCCCAGCATGGAACGCTCCGAGTAGTTCCAGAAGGAGCAGTTAGCATTGAAGTGGTTCTTGTCCTGTTGTGTGGTGGCACCAGGGTGTCATAACTAGAGTCAGAACCGGGGAGTCCCATTCCGACCCCCCACACCTGGCAACAGGGATGGTACCAAGTATCAAAGAAGTGCCTGGGGTCTGGGGCTCCAGTTGACATTCTGAGAGCTCTGGGGACAAATGGCCCAAGCTCTAAAGTGGAAGAACCCATAACTTGTTCTGGAGGTGAGCACATGGAGGGGCAGGTACACAGCCTGGGAACACAGAGGGTACAGGGACCCCCATGGAGGGAGGGGGACGGCTCAGCTCACCTCCAGGTGGGCCACGGTGAAGATGACAGGGTCCATGAGGAAGACGCGGCTGGACTCCTTGTTGATGGATGCTGCGATGACCTGTGAGTTCACCACTAGAGAGGCGCCCCCAGGGCCACCCGGGCCTGCTTCGCCGGCCAGCTTCACTGTGGCATTCTCCGTGGACAGGAAGAGGCCCAGGTTGTTGTAGAGGATGAAGACAACTTTGACCACCCCTGGTGAGAACAGGCACGTTTGGATGTGTCAGCATCCTCAGCTGGCGCACCTCCATCCAGGCCCCTGGCTTCCCAGCTCAGCCAGCTCCTCAGCCCTTGGCCACGCTGGCCACTGGGACCTCTGAAGCCAGTCCATAGCCCAGGCAGGTGGGGGTCAGGGAGCCCTGTCCACAAGACCACTGCTCAGCTGAAGGCAGTTCTAAACAGCAGGGCAGTGTGCCAGGACACACAAGCTGGGCCTCCGACCCACCCAttctcactgtgtgaccttgggcaagcccctgacctctctgagccttcatcTCAATGGCCCCATCCTCTCTGAGCTGTGAGGCCCAGGAGCCAGCTTTGCAACTGTAAGGCTCACCCTTAGGGCTCTGCAGCACTTCAGGGCCCATGAATCCCCTCAAATTTTACACTAGCATGAGAAAAGGTCAGCACCGCTGCCCTCTACAAATGGCACAGAGACGCTGGCACagagctggggggtgggggtggggctgcttCCCCACCCGAGGCCCCGCCGGGGACACTGACCATTGCGGCTGTTCTGCTTGATGGTTTTGGCAGACAGCTGGATGGAGTTCTTTCTCGGGTACTCCTCCTGGGGGAACACCAGCTCCTGCACCTGGCCCTCTGTGTTCAGGACTGTGACCTCCAGGACTGTGGGGACAGGGGAAGGCAAGGCATACACAGTTGGGGTCTGTTCCCAGTCCAGGGGCTCAGGCTGCAGAACGAGACTCTGGCAAGATGCCCAAGGGTCGGATAGCCCCCCTGTGGCCTCCAGGCCAGAACCCCGTGGTTTAAGGTTCGTATCTGAGTTTGCCCTGGGTGACTGTGGCACTCACCCACGTTCTCCTTGGCAGCCAGGAAGCGGGCAGGCTCCCTGACATTGTCGGCCAGCAGGAAGGCGCCCTCCTCCAGGACGTCGAGGAGCATGGTGGCCGTGTGCACCTGCTCCGTGGCATTCATGTCCTTCCAGGACTCCAGAGCTTCTGGCCGGAGCAGATTGTCCACTGTCTCCACCACGGCCTGCACAGGCAGAGGGCATGGTGCTGTGAGCCCCCCAACACCCTCTAATTCCTGGGGGTGGGCTCTGCATGCCCTCTTCTCAACCTCCACCCCTAATCCCCCCATCAGCTGGAGCCCACGGTCCTTACACTGGGACCCCCTGGGTCTCACCTTGATATAATCCTTACAAGTTCTCTCTCGCTTGTGCATCTAGAAAGAGATGGAGGTGATGTCAGGCCAGGCCTCTGGGTGCCGGTTCCCTCACCCTAATACTGTCACATCTGGATAGCTCTCTCGTCTGCGGTTACCACTGACCCAGGGCTGGGCTATCAGCAAGACATTCCTCAGGGATCCCCAACCCCCAGGACCATCCGGGGCAGCACAGGAGTGAGACCCGGCAGTCCTTGGCGGAGAGGGGGGGGTCCTTCCTCTCTGAGGAAAGGAGTGgaggtggcagcctggctgggaggTACCAGGTCAGGTACTTCCCAAGCCCCTGGGGGCAGGCGCCCTCCCCATACCAGGTCAGCGCCACCGCCAGGCCCCACCTTGTTGTAGTTCTTGCCGGCTGACTCGCGCTCGATGGGCCGCAGGGCCTGCAGCTGGGCATCCAGGATGTCCAGCAGCTGCTCCATCagcttcacagaggaggagacGTCCCCCGCGTAGATGGAGCCCCGGGTGTGTCGGGCCAGCTCGCTGGCGATGTTGGCCGCGTTCTCCCCACTCTTGATCTGCATGAGGTGGGGGCGGGAAGGGGGAATCCCAGGACTGTCAGGGACCATCCTGCCCTCCCCGGCTTCCCTGGCCTGTGCAGCCTCTCCTATCTCTCTCTCCACTTCCCCATCGCCATCTGCCCCTTCCCACCCCATCTGTCCCTGCTCCCTTTGTAGGCCAGGGAGGTGACCCCACAGTCCTGCCTTCCAGACCTGCCAGCCCATGTCTCCCCAGCTGCTCCACGACCCCCgctgggccctgggccctgggcccGAGCACATGTGCCTGCCTGCGAGGGGTGGTGGCTGGTACCTTCTGGGCCACCTGGTTGACCCAGGGGGAGGTGCAGTTGCTGAGGTCAGGGCCCCGGGGGTTCCAGAGCCCCAAGGCTGGTAGACACTGGAAGGAGGCAATTCCTGCAGGGACAGACAGACAGGAACAGACAAGGGAGccaaagggaagaagagaaggatggGACAGAGAGGGGGAAAGGAGATGACAGAGAGTGGGGGACGAGCGGGCGAAGAGGGAGGTGAGGGAAACACGGAGAAACAGACATGAAGCGGGCTGGACAGTCGAAAGAGGCGCCACTCACTTCCCCTGagctctccctcctgcccccttCTGTCTTTGCCTCCAGAGTTAGAACCTTCCAGCAAGGCCCATCTTGAACGCCCCCTCTCCACGAAGCACCTGCCAACCCTCCCCTCAGATCTCCAGGACACACGGCCCTGCCCTTTTTGCACTTCAGCTGGCCATCCATGTGAAGCTGACTGTGCCTGGGGCTGTGGCAGGTCAGCCTGAGGCCGGGAGCCAGGTCACCTCCTGCGGACTCCCTGCAGGTTCTGCAGGTGGGGCCAGGGGCACTGAGTGGCTCCTGTGCCCTGAGAGCTCTGCTGGTCACTGGGGATGACCCCTGCCCTCAGAAAACCTCTGCTCCGCAGTAGAGACCCCCACCCACACATGCATCTGTGCTAAGCTGCTGGGGGCATGGCCCCCATCCCTCCCCTG
The DNA window shown above is from Homo sapiens chromosome 19, GRCh38.p14 Primary Assembly and carries:
- the ADGRL1 gene encoding adhesion G protein-coupled receptor L1 isoform X4 encodes the protein MARLAAVLWNLCVTAVLVTSATQGLSRAGLPFGLMRRELACEGYPIELRCPGSDVIMVENANYGRTDDKICDADPFQMENVQCYLPDAFKIMSQRCNNRTQCVVVAGSDAFPDPCPGTYKYLEVQYDCVPYIEVEQKVFVCPGTLQKVLEPTSTHESEHQSGAWCKDPLQAGDRIYVMPWIPYRTDTLTEYASWEDYVAARHTTTYRLPNRVDGTGFVVYDGAVFYNKERTRNIVKYDLRTRIKSGETVINTANYHDTSPYRWGGKTDIDLAVDENGLWVIYATEGNNGRLVVSQLNPYTLRFEGTWETGYDKRSASNAFMVCGVLYVLRSVYVDDDSEAAGNRVDYAFNTNANREEPVSLTFPNPYQFISSVDYNPRDNQLYVWNNYFVVRYSLEFGPPDPSAGPATSPPLSTTTTARPTPLTSTASPAATTPLRRAPLTTHPVGAINQLGPDLPPATAPVPSTRRPPAPNLHVSPELFCEPREVRRVQWPATQQGMLVERPCPKGTRGIASFQCLPALGLWNPRGPDLSNCTSPWVNQVAQKIKSGENAANIASELARHTRGSIYAGDVSSSVKLMEQLLDILDAQLQALRPIERESAGKNYNKMHKRERTCKDYIKAVVETVDNLLRPEALESWKDMNATEQVHTATMLLDVLEEGAFLLADNVREPARFLAAKENVVLEVTVLNTEGQVQELVFPQEEYPRKNSIQLSAKTIKQNSRNGVVKVVFILYNNLGLFLSTENATVKLAGEAGPGGPGGASLVVNSQVIAASINKESSRVFLMDPVIFTVAHLEDKNHFNANCSFWNYSERSMLGYWSTQGCRLVESNKTHTTCACSHLTNFAVLMAHREIYQGRINELLLSVITWVGIVISLVCLAICISTFCFLRGLQTDRNTIHKNLCINLFLAELLFLVGIDKTQYEIACPIFAGLLHYFFLAAFSWLCLEGVHLYLLLVEVFESEYSRTKYYYLGGYCFPALVVGIAAAIDYRSYGTEKACWLRVDNYFIWSFIGPVSFVIVVNLVFLMVTLHKMIRSSSVLKPDSSRLDNIKSWALGAIALLFLLGLTWAFGLLFINKESVVMAYLFTTFNAFQGVFIFVFHCALQKKVHKEYSKCLRHSYCCIRSPPGGTHGSLKTSAMRSNTRYYTGTQSRIRRMWNDTVRKQTESSFMAGDINSTPTLNRGTMGNHLLTNPVLQPRGGTSPYNTLIAESVGFNPSSPPVFNSPELEPGLAFRAHPCLFSSLFWLPPAGSYREPKHPLGGREACGMDTLPLNGNFNNSYSLRSGDFPPGDGGPEPPRGRNLADAAAFEKMIISELVHNNLRGSSSAAKGPPPPEPPVPPVPGGGGEEEAGGPGGADRAEIELLYKALEEPLLLPRAQSVLYQSDLDESESCTAEDGATSRPLSSPPGRDSLYASGANLRDSPSYPDSSPEGPSEALPPPPPAPPGPPEIYYTSRPPALVARNPLQGYYQVRRPSHEGYLAAPGLEGPGPDGDGQMQLVTSL
- the ADGRL1 gene encoding adhesion G protein-coupled receptor L1 isoform 2 precursor (isoform 2 precursor is encoded by transcript variant 2) translates to MARLAAVLWNLCVTAVLVTSATQGLSRAGLPFGLMRRELACEGYPIELRCPGSDVIMVENANYGRTDDKICDADPFQMENVQCYLPDAFKIMSQRCNNRTQCVVVAGSDAFPDPCPGTYKYLEVQYDCVPYIFVCPGTLQKVLEPTSTHESEHQSGAWCKDPLQAGDRIYVMPWIPYRTDTLTEYASWEDYVAARHTTTYRLPNRVDGTGFVVYDGAVFYNKERTRNIVKYDLRTRIKSGETVINTANYHDTSPYRWGGKTDIDLAVDENGLWVIYATEGNNGRLVVSQLNPYTLRFEGTWETGYDKRSASNAFMVCGVLYVLRSVYVDDDSEAAGNRVDYAFNTNANREEPVSLTFPNPYQFISSVDYNPRDNQLYVWNNYFVVRYSLEFGPPDPSAGPATSPPLSTTTTARPTPLTSTASPAATTPLRRAPLTTHPVGAINQLGPDLPPATAPVPSTRRPPAPNLHVSPELFCEPREVRRVQWPATQQGMLVERPCPKGTRGIASFQCLPALGLWNPRGPDLSNCTSPWVNQVAQKIKSGENAANIASELARHTRGSIYAGDVSSSVKLMEQLLDILDAQLQALRPIERESAGKNYNKMHKRERTCKDYIKAVVETVDNLLRPEALESWKDMNATEQVHTATMLLDVLEEGAFLLADNVREPARFLAAKENVVLEVTVLNTEGQVQELVFPQEEYPRKNSIQLSAKTIKQNSRNGVVKVVFILYNNLGLFLSTENATVKLAGEAGPGGPGGASLVVNSQVIAASINKESSRVFLMDPVIFTVAHLEDKNHFNANCSFWNYSERSMLGYWSTQGCRLVESNKTHTTCACSHLTNFAVLMAHREIYQGRINELLLSVITWVGIVISLVCLAICISTFCFLRGLQTDRNTIHKNLCINLFLAELLFLVGIDKTQYEIACPIFAGLLHYFFLAAFSWLCLEGVHLYLLLVEVFESEYSRTKYYYLGGYCFPALVVGIAAAIDYRSYGTEKACWLRVDNYFIWSFIGPVSFVIVVNLVFLMVTLHKMIRSSSVLKPDSSRLDNIKSWALGAIALLFLLGLTWAFGLLFINKESVVMAYLFTTFNAFQGVFIFVFHCALQKKVHKEYSKCLRHSYCCIRSPPGGTHGSLKTSAMRSNTRYYTGTQSRIRRMWNDTVRKQTESSFMAGDINSTPTLNRGTMGNHLLTNPVLQPRGGTSPYNTLIAESVGFNPSSPPVFNSPGSYREPKHPLGGREACGMDTLPLNGNFNNSYSLRSGDFPPGDGGPEPPRGRNLADAAAFEKMIISELVHNNLRGSSSAAKGPPPPEPPVPPVPGGGGEEEAGGPGGADRAEIELLYKALEEPLLLPRAQSVLYQSDLDESESCTAEDGATSRPLSSPPGRDSLYASGANLRDSPSYPDSSPEGPSEALPPPPPAPPGPPEIYYTSRPPALVARNPLQGYYQVRRPSHEGYLAAPGLEGPGPDGDGQMQLVTSL